Part of the Acidimicrobiales bacterium genome is shown below.
GACGGGAGGAGCCGTCAGAGGACGTGGGTCACGAGCAGGACCGCCACGGTGGCGCCGGCGGCCAGTCGGTACCAGCCGAAGACGGCGAAGCTGTGGGTGTCGAGGTAGCCGACCATCCAGCGCATGCCCACGACGGCGGCGACGAACGCGACGACCAGGCCGGCCAGCGGGACGCCCAGGCTGTACGCGGCGAGGATCTCGGGACCTGACGTCGTCAGCTCGTGCAGCGTCGCCCCGCCGAGGATCACGAAGCCGACGAGGAAGCTGAACTCGACCGCCGCGGGCAGGGTGAGGCCCGCCGCGGTGGCGGCCAGGATGGTGACCAGGCTGCGGCTCACTCCGGGCCACAACGCCAGGGTCTGGGCGAGCCCGATCACCCCGGCGGTCCGCCAGCCGAGAGTGCTGAGCGTGATGCCCGATCCCTGCGGGCGTTCCGGACGGCGACCGGTGGTGGCGAGGATGGCGACGCCTCCCGCGCACCAGGCGGCGACGACGGGCCAGGGCCCGAACAGCCGCTCCTTGATCGTGTCCTCGAGCAGGAGCCCGACGACCGCGGCGGGCAGGCACGCCACGAGGACCGCGCCGAGCGTGCGCCGCCCGACGGGGTCGTGGCCGCACAGGCCGCGCAGCATCGTGGCGAAGCGTTCGTGGTAGAGGCCGAGCACGGCCAGGATGGCGCCGGCCTGGATCACGACGATGTAGCTGTCGGCCGCCTCGCCGCGGATGCCGAGCAGGTCCTGGGTGACGGTCAGGTGGCCGGTGGAGCTGATCGGCAACCACTCCGTGACCCCTTCGACCAGGCCGAGGAGCACCGCTTCGCCGTAGCCGAGGTGCCCGGCTCCCCCGCCACCGGAACGGGACACGAGCCAGGCCACCAGGACCGCGAGCACCAACGCGACCAGCACCGCTCCGGCCAGACGCCCGGTGGCGGTATGCGGTGGTGTCGCTGGTGGTGTCGCTGGTGGTCGGTCAGGGACCGGTTCGGCCACCGGGTCGTCCGTGTCGCCGGGAGGGACGACCGCCGGCGGATGCCCGGTGACGCCGTGTGGGAGCGGCATCAGGCGGTCGTGTAGGTGTCGAGTGCGCCGTCGTCGATGGAGAGCATCTCGAACGGTCCGCCGCCGTCGCCCATGCCGGGCGAGCCCGCGGGCATGCCGGGCAGGGTGATGCCGTGGGCCGGGCGCGGTTCGTCACGGGCGCTGTCGGTCGAGCCGTTCCCCAGGAGGAGGACGGCGACGGCGACCAGGACGCCGCCCACGAGCAGTCCGGCGAGACAGATCCAGGCGTAGCGGGGCAGCCGTGCGCGGCGCGCGTCCTGCGATTGCTGCCAGAACTCGTCGTCGCGTGGTTCGGACATGTCGTGGTCTCCTCGATCGAAGGGGGTGAGACACCGCGGCCCCGACTCGGGGGGGGGTGAGCCGTGGCCGCGGGCCGTGGCGGTCAGGATCTGGTGGGCGGTGCGGTCATGGCGCCGCGACTTGGACGTCGGAGCCGTTCACGGGGGTGGGTGTGTTGTCCCTGCTTCCTGCGGAGAGGTCGTAGCGGTCACGGACGCCGCTGCCCGCACAGCTGCCTCCGTCTGTGCCGGAGCTCTCGCCGAGCGTGGGGTCGAGCAGCGGGTTCGCGCCCGAGAACACGCCCCAGGGACTTTCGCATCCGGGCACGACCCAGGCGTGGCTCATCCAGTTGTTGGCGCCGCCGGCCTTGGCGCCGCCACGGGCGGCGCAGTCCTCGGCCGTGGTGGTCGAGTCGCCGACGACGAGGGTGCCGGCGACGCAGAGTCCCTCGTGGACGTGGTAGCGGTCGTTGTCGCCGACGAAGCCCTGGGTGGGCTCCACGGGTGCTCCCATCACGATGTAGTACGAGAGGCCGACGATGCTGGCGTCGTCGCCGGTGCCGTCGTAGAGGAGCATCTCGGGCTCGTCGATCGCGAACTCGTCGTCGAGGTACGAGAAGTTCATGTAGTGCGCCGCGATGCCGGGCACGTAGCCGGTGACCTGCGTGTAGCCCGCGGCCTCCGCCTCGACCGGTGTCGGGTGGTCCAACGCGACAGTGCGGGCCTGCTCGACCTCGTCGGTGAGGTCCGCGCACGTCTGCTGGCTGGTCACGGCGCTCCACGCCTGCGGTCCCGCGTGGGTGGTCGTCGTCGAGAGCCGCTGCAGCCACGCCTCGTAGGCGTCGTCGGAGACGTCGGCCAGGGCGGACACGAGCCGAGCCTCTGCGGCCTCGCCGCTGCTCGTCGACAGAGCCATCAGACGGTCGACTTCGACCGAGCCGCGACCGGCGTTGAGCGACGGGATGGGCGTCGTCGGCACCGCCGGGGCAGCCGGGGCAGCCGGGGCCGCGGCGGCCGGTGCTGCGGCGGGGCCGTGGTGGCTCCCCCCGGCTGCAGGGGTTGCCGCGCCCGACGTGCTGGCGTCCGTCACGGCGCCGCCGGTGACGGTGTCCCACCCGGCGGTGGTGGCCTCCTGCCAGTAGGCCGCCGGGTTGAGGCCGAGATCGCAGCGCTGACTGGCTGCGGTGAGTTGGGCCGACGGTGCCGCGGGGTCGTTGGCGTGGTGGTTCGCCGCCTCCGGGGAGGT
Proteins encoded:
- a CDS encoding undecaprenyl-diphosphate phosphatase — its product is MPLPHGVTGHPPAVVPPGDTDDPVAEPVPDRPPATPPATPPHTATGRLAGAVLVALVLAVLVAWLVSRSGGGGAGHLGYGEAVLLGLVEGVTEWLPISSTGHLTVTQDLLGIRGEAADSYIVVIQAGAILAVLGLYHERFATMLRGLCGHDPVGRRTLGAVLVACLPAAVVGLLLEDTIKERLFGPWPVVAAWCAGGVAILATTGRRPERPQGSGITLSTLGWRTAGVIGLAQTLALWPGVSRSLVTILAATAAGLTLPAAVEFSFLVGFVILGGATLHELTTSGPEILAAYSLGVPLAGLVVAFVAAVVGMRWMVGYLDTHSFAVFGWYRLAAGATVAVLLVTHVL